A region of the Methylobacterium nodulans ORS 2060 genome:
AGATCACCGACGTGATCGACTCGGATACGGCCCAGCTGATCGCCGAGGAACTCGGCCACACGGTCCGCCGCGTGGCGGAGTCGGATGTCGAAGAGGGCCTGTTCGACGAGCCCGATATCGACGAGGACACCCAGCCGCGTCCGCCGGTCGTGACCATCATGGGTCACGTCGACCACGGCAAGACCTCGCTGCTCGACGCCATCCGCAACGCCAACGTCGTCGAGGGCGAGGCGGGCGGCATCACGCAGCATATCGGCGCCTACCAGGTCTCCTCGCCCTCGGGCGGCAAGATCACCTTCATCGACACTCCCGGCCACGCAGCCTTCACCTCCATGCGCGCCCGCGGCGCCAAGGTGACGGACATCGTCGTGCTGGTGGTGGCGGCCGATGACGGCGTCATGCCCCAGACGGTCGAGGCCATCGCCCACGCCAAGGCGGCCGAGGTGCCCCTCGTCGTGGCGATCAACAAGATCGACAAGCCCGACGCCAACCCGCAGCGGGTGCGCAACGAACTCCTCCAGCACGACGTTCAGGTGGAGTCGATGGGCGGCGAGACCCTCGAATTCGAGGTCTCGGCCAAAACCAGGCAGGGTCTCGACGACCTCCTGGAGGGCCTCGCCCTGCAGGCCGAGATCCTGAACCTGCGCGCCAACCCCGACCGCTCGGCGGAAGGCACCGTGATCGAGGCGAAGCTCGACCGCGGCCGCGGCCCGGTCGCGACCGTGCTGGTCGCCCGCGGCACGCTGCACACCGGCGACATCGTGGTGGCGGGTGCCGAATGGGGCCGCGTGCGCGCCCTCATCGACGATACCGGCCGCAACGTGCGGGAGGCGGGCCCGGCGGTTCCCGTCGAGGTGCTCGGCTTCAACGGCACGCCGGAGGCGGGCGACCGCGTCGCGGTGGTCGAGAACGAGGCCCGCGCCCGCGAGGTCACCGAGTACCGCGCCCGCATGAAGCGCGAGCGCGCCGCCGCGGCGGGCTCCGCCTCGGGCCGCTCGCTCATGGACATGATGCGCGACCTCAAGGAGGGCGCCGGCCGCAAGGAGCTTCCGCTCGTCGTCAAGGGCGACGTGCAGGGCTCCGTGGAGGCCATCGCGGGGGCCCTCGACAAGCTCGGCAACGAGGAGGTCGGCGCGCGCATCCTGCACACGGGCGTGGGCGGCATCACCGAGTCGGATATCACGCTAGCCCAGGCCTCGGGCGCGGTGGTGATCGGCTTCAACGTGCGCGCCCACAAGGAGGCCCGCGAAGCCGCCGAACGGGCCGGCGTCGAGATCCGCTACTACAACATCATCTACGACCTCGTGGATGACGTGAAGGCGGTGATGTCGGGGCTGCTGCCGCCGACCCTGCGCGAGGAGCGCCTCGGCGAGGCCCGGATCCTCGAGATCTTCAACGTCTCGAAGGTCGGCAAGATCGCGGGCTGCCGCGTCGAGGACGGCCGCGTCGAGCGCGGCGCCCAGGTCCGGCTCATCCGCGACAACGTCGTCGTCCACGAGGGCAAGCTCTCGCAGCTCAAGCGCTTCAAGGACGATGCCCGCGAGGTCACGGCCGGCCAGGAATGCGGCATGGCGTTCGAGAACTACCAGGACATGCGCGTCCGGGACGTGATCGAGTGCTACATCGTTCATGAGGAGCGGCGGACGCTCTGATCCGCGCCTGACGCCGTTCGGCCGCCTCGCCGGGCGGCCCCTTTCTGCCGAGCCCGGGGCGTCTCATCGCCTCGGGCTCGTCGGTTCAGGCTCCGAGGCATCACCCCTGCCGGTGCGCGGCGCGACCGCGCGCGGCCCGGTTCAAGCCCGGATTGAAGACCATGCGCAAACCGACCGAATCCGCCGGCCCCACGCAGCGCCAGCAGCGCGTGGCCGAGCTCGTGCGCCACGCCATCGCGGAGGTGCTGAGCCGGGGCGACCTGCAGGACCCGGTGCTGAGCCGGCATGTCATCACCGTGCCAGAGGTCCGCATGTCGCCGGACCTCAAGCTCGCCACCGCCTACGTGATGCCGCTCGGCGGCGAGGACGAGCAGCCCGTGATCGAGGCGCTGGAGCGCAATCGCAAGGTGCTGCGCCAGGAGGTGGCGCGGCGGGTGAACCTCAAATTCGCCCCGGACCTGCGCTTCCGCCGCGACGAGACCTTCGACGAGGCGGCGCGCATCGACAGGCTCCTGCGCAGCGACAAGGTGCAGCGGGATCTCGGCCCGGACCGCGATTCCGGGGAGTGAGGCACCGCGCCGCCTGAAACGGCGCGCTTCAACGACCATTGAAGAGATCGAGGGGGCGGCGCGGAAGGCTTCCGCAGGGCCGTCCGCCTCTTTTTGGGGACGGGATCGATGATGCACGAGGACCAGGCTGCCGGGGCCATGCCGGCTGCGCCGCCGCGCGAGGGCCGGCCGCCCCGCGGAAGGGGACGCCCGCAGGGCGACCGGCCCAAGCGCCGCGAGATCAGCGGCTGGGTCATCCTCGACAAGGGCGTCGGCATGACCTCGACCCATGCGGTCGCTGCCGTGAAGCGCGCGCTCAATGCCAAGAAGGCCGGCCATGCCGGCACCCTCGATCCGCTGGCCTCCGGCATCCTGCCGATTGCGCTTGGCGAGGCGACGAAGACCGTTCCCTTCGTCATGGACGGGCGGAAGGCCTACGTCTTCACCGTGACCTGGGGCACCGAGACCGACACCGACGACGCGGAGGGGCGCCCGGTCGCGATCTCCGACAAGCGCCCGACGCGCGAGGAGGTGGAGGCCGTGCTGCCGCGCTTCGTCGGCGCGATCGAGCAGGTGCCGCCGCGCTACTCCGCCATCAAGATCCAGGGCGAGCGCGCCTACGACCTCGCCCGCGACGGCGAGGTGATCGATCTCGTGGCCCGTCCGGTCCAGATCGACCGGCTCGCGGTGGTGGCCCACACGGAGGAGCGCACCATCATCGAGGCCGAATGCGGCAAGGGCACCTATGTGCGGGCGATCGCCCGCGATCTCGGCCGTGCGCTCGGCTGCCTCGGCCACGTCTCGGCCCTGCGCCGCACCCGCGTCGGACCCTTCGCGGAAGACCAGTCCTGCACCATCGGGGCGCTGGAGGCCGCGCAGGGCGAGGAGGTGCCGGCGGTGCTGCGTCCCGTCGAGACCGCGCTCGATGCGGTGCCCTGCGTGCCGGTCTCGCGCGACATGGCGCTGCGCCTGATGCGCGGCCAGTCGGTCATCCTGCGCGGGCGCGACGCCCCGGCCGCCGGCAAGGCCTACGCGACCTGCAACGGCATCCTGGTGGCGGTGGGCGATGTGGAGCGGGGCGAGCTGGTGCCTCACCGCGTCTTCCATCTCGGGGGTATTGCGGCCCGCCATGGCTGAGATCCTGTCCGCCGAGGATCCGCGGATCCTCTGGACCGAGGATGTCCTGCGCTACCGCGACACCGATGCGAACGGCCACGTGAACAACGCGGTCTTCGCAGGCTTCTGCGAGAGCGGGCGGGTGCAGTTCTTCGCCACGCACATCACGCCGGTGCTGCCGCCGGGCAGCGCCCTCGTCCTCGCCCGGTTCGTCATCGATTACCGGGCGGAGCTCCACTTTCCGGACCGCGTCCGCACCGGGACCTGGCTCGCCCGCCTCGGCCGCACCTCGATGGGGTTCCGCAACCGGATCACCGCGGGCGACCGGCTGGTTGGGGAGGCGGAAGCGACCTGCGTCCTTCTCGACGCGGCGACGCGGCGGCCGCGTCCGCTTGAGGGGGCGGCGCGGGCGGCGGCCGAGCAGCTGCTGATCCCGGCCCCGGCGGCGTGACGCCCCTTCGGCCCTTCCCCGCCCGGGGAACTGCCGTTGCCTCGGAGAGGCGGGGCTCGCGTCTGTCGGATGCAAAAGAGACTCGAAGGCCCTTCCCCATCCCGGACACCTGCTTGGCAGCCGCTCCGCTCCTCATGCTGAGGCGCGGGCGATCACAGATCGCACTGGCGATCGAAGATCGCGCAGGCTGCCTCGAAGCACCCCGGACCGGTGGTCCGGGCCAAACTGGTGTCTCGGAGCGCCGTTCAGGGGTGCTTCGAGGCTCGCTGCGGTGCGATCTTCGATCGCCAGCACCTCAGCATGAGGGCCGGGTTGGCTGCCCCAGAAGGAAGAACTCGCTCTGCCGCGATTTCATCCGCCAGGGTCGGCCCGGCCGGTGGTGAACTCATACGAATCCGACGGACACCCGGTCGTGATGGCGGTCCCCCGGATCCGGCGTCCTCGTCTCCTGGATGAATGCTACGGCCACACCTTGATCGCCACGGGCCGGCGCATGAGGTCGCGATCGGAGGTTATCGCGCAACCCTTCGTCCTCAGCGTCGCGTAGTAGAGCTCCGCGCGGTCGCCCACGTCGTCGAAGTTGCGGCCGCGCGCATCCCGGTCGATGAGCGACGG
Encoded here:
- the infB gene encoding translation initiation factor IF-2; translation: MSETKNPGDKTLHAGPAKTLSVKRPVEQGIVRQSFSHGRSKSVVVETVKRRVIGAPQAPAAPKETAPAPAPSRPAASAPASRSESRQAPARSGVVLRTLSDQEQSARLAALADARRREEEDRRRAAEEARRRAEREAAEAREREAAEARKREEEERRRQEEARKRRAAEEAERRMNEEAARAAAAAAAPAAPAARPAAAAPAAPAPRPAAPAAAPARPAAPARPAAPARPAAPARPAAPARPAASARPAAPAEPRRVITADARKPRDLNFMARPAPKPPEPKPEPKPAASATPAPGATTARPASGRPAPAAADDEADTKRVIRRPGMPLKIITPPKTPKSPGGDRNRGRLTIATATSGEEERTRSLASFRRRTQRLTGHRQVEQKEKLSREVVIPETITIQELANRMSERAVDVIRLLMKQGQIHKITDVIDSDTAQLIAEELGHTVRRVAESDVEEGLFDEPDIDEDTQPRPPVVTIMGHVDHGKTSLLDAIRNANVVEGEAGGITQHIGAYQVSSPSGGKITFIDTPGHAAFTSMRARGAKVTDIVVLVVAADDGVMPQTVEAIAHAKAAEVPLVVAINKIDKPDANPQRVRNELLQHDVQVESMGGETLEFEVSAKTRQGLDDLLEGLALQAEILNLRANPDRSAEGTVIEAKLDRGRGPVATVLVARGTLHTGDIVVAGAEWGRVRALIDDTGRNVREAGPAVPVEVLGFNGTPEAGDRVAVVENEARAREVTEYRARMKRERAAAAGSASGRSLMDMMRDLKEGAGRKELPLVVKGDVQGSVEAIAGALDKLGNEEVGARILHTGVGGITESDITLAQASGAVVIGFNVRAHKEAREAAERAGVEIRYYNIIYDLVDDVKAVMSGLLPPTLREERLGEARILEIFNVSKVGKIAGCRVEDGRVERGAQVRLIRDNVVVHEGKLSQLKRFKDDAREVTAGQECGMAFENYQDMRVRDVIECYIVHEERRTL
- the truB gene encoding tRNA pseudouridine(55) synthase TruB codes for the protein MMHEDQAAGAMPAAPPREGRPPRGRGRPQGDRPKRREISGWVILDKGVGMTSTHAVAAVKRALNAKKAGHAGTLDPLASGILPIALGEATKTVPFVMDGRKAYVFTVTWGTETDTDDAEGRPVAISDKRPTREEVEAVLPRFVGAIEQVPPRYSAIKIQGERAYDLARDGEVIDLVARPVQIDRLAVVAHTEERTIIEAECGKGTYVRAIARDLGRALGCLGHVSALRRTRVGPFAEDQSCTIGALEAAQGEEVPAVLRPVETALDAVPCVPVSRDMALRLMRGQSVILRGRDAPAAGKAYATCNGILVAVGDVERGELVPHRVFHLGGIAARHG
- the rbfA gene encoding 30S ribosome-binding factor RbfA yields the protein MRKPTESAGPTQRQQRVAELVRHAIAEVLSRGDLQDPVLSRHVITVPEVRMSPDLKLATAYVMPLGGEDEQPVIEALERNRKVLRQEVARRVNLKFAPDLRFRRDETFDEAARIDRLLRSDKVQRDLGPDRDSGE
- a CDS encoding acyl-CoA thioesterase, producing the protein MAEILSAEDPRILWTEDVLRYRDTDANGHVNNAVFAGFCESGRVQFFATHITPVLPPGSALVLARFVIDYRAELHFPDRVRTGTWLARLGRTSMGFRNRITAGDRLVGEAEATCVLLDAATRRPRPLEGAARAAAEQLLIPAPAA